One Lampris incognitus isolate fLamInc1 chromosome 14, fLamInc1.hap2, whole genome shotgun sequence DNA window includes the following coding sequences:
- the LOC130124575 gene encoding G-protein coupled receptor 55, with product MTTNCSFEEVDHLMKYLELVVYVPIFLFGLVLNILALLVFCVSLRKWTESTIYMTNLALMDLLLLFPLPFKMHATNHLWPAHLQLLCSFSESLYFVGIYGSIYTIMCISVDRWLAIRHPFRAKQLRSPKAAFGTCVIVWVVVVAAMSPIYGFREDVQGDFHCFHGYSDKGWSPVIIFCVEVFGFLGPALVLVCCSVQTIWALRESGQQSPTSRACVKIIYSSLCAFLVPFTPSHLAILLQFLVRQGTIKDCGAQTRISLFIQIAMSLSNITCCLDALCYYFIADEVRSTRRIFRRLSSSQRKATFSTSEV from the exons ATGACAACCAACTGCTCTTTTGAGGAGGTGGATCACCTGATGAAATACCTGGAGCTGGTGGTTTATGTGCCCATCTTCCTCTTTGGTCTGGTTCTTAATATTCTGGCTCTGCTGGTATTCTGTGTCTCTCTTCGCAAATGGACTGAATCCACGATCTACATGACCAACCTGGCTCTGATGGAcctgctcctcctcttccctctgcCCTTCAAAATGCACGCCACCAACCACCTCTGGCCagcccacctccagctcctctgcTCCTTTTCTGAAAGCCTGTACTTTGTTGGGATCTACGGCAGCATCTACACTATCATGTGTATTTCCGTGGACCGCTGGTTGGCTATCAGACACCCGTTCAGAGCCAAGCAGTTGCGCTCCCCTAAAGCAGCATTTGGgacctgtgtgatagtctgggtggttgtggtggcagcaatgTCTCCCATCTATGGGTTTCGTGAGGACGTGCAGGGTGATTTCCACTGCTTCCATGGCTACTCGGATAAAGGCTGGAGCCCTGTCATCATTTTCTGTGTTGAGGTGTTTGGCTTCCTGGGGCCAGCGCTGGTCCTGGTGTGCTGTTCAGTTCAGACCATCTGGGCACTAAGGGAGTCTGGCCAGCAGAGCCCCACAAGTAGAGCCTGCGTGAAGATCATCTACAGTAGTCTGTGTGCCTTCCTGGTGCCTTTCACCCCGAGTCACCTTGCTATACTGCTCCAGTTTCTG GTGCGCCAAGGTACAATCAAGGACTGCGGGGCCCAGACCAGGATCAGCTTGTTCATCCAGATAGCCATGAGCCTGTCAAACATCACCTGCTGTCTGGACGCTCTGTGTTACTACTTCATTGCCGACGAAGTGAGGAGTACCAGACGGATTTTCAGGAGGCTTTCATCCAGTCAACGAAAAGCCACGTTCAGCACCTCCGAGGTCTGA